The Plasmodium yoelii strain 17X genome assembly, chromosome: 8 genome includes a region encoding these proteins:
- a CDS encoding PIR protein — MDADICKTFTPLRNVIFNSDDGISYRFTDDNDYKDYCTGGNCNDDTDKMNARCLHIFDALFKDKSEFETDAKGNIYIVQYILIWLSYVFSLIKSEEKGSLNEFYNKYIETGDSYKKEINEVTNKNYKDLIDKNKYILSMDKSIISKLYDVFSTLCNIYIEVDGSNSNCEKSSEKANQFVETYKKIIIDHNIGENIHYFYVLINLLTDYDNLKKKCEKFPSTPDIKKIISEHVSEATSSSITSKLIPILSILVAIPIFLGIAYKYSLFGFRKRFQKQHLREKLKK; from the exons ATGGATGCCGATAta TGTAAAACGTTCACTCCTTTAAGGAACGTGATTTTCAATTCGGACGATGGTATAAGTTATCGATTTACAGATGATAATGATTACAAAGATTACTGTACTGGTGGAAATTGTAATGATGATACCGATAAAATGAATGCTAGatgtttacatatttttgatGCATTATTTAAGGATAAGTCTGAGTTTGAAACAGATGCAAAAGGAAACATCTATATTGTTCAATACattttgatatggttaagttatgtGTTCAGCCTGATCAAAAGTGAAGAAAAAGGCAGTctaaatgaattttataataaatatatagaaactGGCGATAGCtataaaaaggaaataaacGAGGTtactaataaaaattataaggatcttatagataaaaataaatatattttaagtatGGATAAGAgcattatatctaaattatatgatgtATTTAGTACATTatgtaacatatatattgagGTTGATGGAAGCAACTCAAATTGCGAGAAATCTTCTGAAAAAGCTAATCAATTTGttgaaacatataaaaaaattatcatagaTCATAACATTGGTGAAAATATCcactatttttatgtattgattaatttattaactgATTAtgacaatttaaaaaaaaaatgtgaaaaattcCCATCCACTccagatataaaaaaaataatttctgAACATGTTTCTGAAGCTACATCAAGTTCGATAACaagcaaattaattccaATTTTGTCGATATTAGTTGCAATACCAATTTTCTTGGGAAttgcttataag tattcgttatttggatttcggaaacgatttcaaaaacaacatttaagagaaaagctaaaaaaataa
- a CDS encoding PIR protein: MDNRLCGRFDTLRKYLPDELGQTAQFELKQLNNFNNYCSNGGSGKTECSTEADKINAGCLWLFEQNIVNRISTLSKDHSEVFIIYVMIWLGHMLNLKNDDKIKNLNDFYEGHIKINTHYTYCKKKNNNDNYDDCSGSLKNKTGYNNFKEFIEKNEYLMNIGINDMSKFYDAFKPLCNMYTELNANNTADKRYLENAKKFVKKFENLNNDSNNIKDSPYYQVLSTLSNDYKNFKNFCKISSIDCSDIPVLPDIKTKENGMQISEPSSGQISEVTSSSSSITNKLIPILSIIVAIPIFLGIFYKYSLFGFRKRTQKQHLREKIKK; the protein is encoded by the exons atgGATAATCGCCtg tgtgGAAGATTTGATACATTGAGAAAATATTTACCCGATGAATTAGGGCAAACCGCACAATTTGAACTAAAACAACTTAATAATTTCAATAATTATTGTTCTAATGGAGGCTCAGGGAAAACAGAATGTAGTACTGAGgccgataaaattaatgctggatgtttatggTTGTTTGAGCAAAATATTGTTAATAGGATTAGTACTTTAAGTAAAGATCACTCTGAAGTGTTTATTATATACGTCATGATATGGTTAGGTcatatgttaaacctaaagAATGATGACAAAatcaaaaatttaaatgatttttatgaAGGGCATATAAAGATTAATACGCATTATActtattgtaaaaaaaaaaataataatgataattatgATGATTGTAGTGgttcattaaaaaataaaactggatataataattttaaggaGTTCATAGAAAAAAACGAGTATTTGATGAATATTGGTATTAATgatatgtctaaattttatgatgcatttaaaccattatgtaacatgtataCTGAACTTAATGCAAACAACACAGCAGATAAGAgatatttagaaaatgctaaaaaatttgttaaaaaattcGAAAACCTTAACAACGattctaataatattaaGGATAGCCCTTATTATCAAgtattgtctacattatcaaatgattataaaaattttaaaaatttttgtaaaatcAGTAGCATTGATTGTAGCGATATCCCAGTCCTTCCagatataaaaacaaaagaaaatgGTATGCAAATTTCTGAACCGAGTTCTGGACAAATTTCTGAAgttacatcatcaagttcatcgataacaaacaaattaattccaaTTTTATCGATAATTGTTGCAATACCAATATTCTTgggaattttttataag tattcgttatttggatttcggaaacgaacccaaaaacaacatttaagagaaaagataaaaaaataa
- a CDS encoding PIR protein has protein sequence MTIEGVCKNFKNLWNYFPDKPDNSGFRDLIFKKYCHNDNCDTNIKKINAGCLWLFDIFFGTGGIPFYNDSYKHVVICIMIWLSYKLNQKTENGNSKLTNYYSNNIADNPDYTEQKIIGKKFKSYKEIIDQIKEYMDIDINEISKFYELLKLLCNMDIYYKNNKSTEFIQDAEKFVEEYGKLRDHDNNTDNSSYNKILHVLSNYYNNFEKYRVNIITEMKFPPLSTEKTSQKVDVKDSKEIQTTESFTETEKTNILTDPPISNTALSGSSLVNKIILVLSVFGAIAFFLGISYKYSLFGFRKRSKKQQIRGKLKK, from the exons ATGACAATTGAAGGGGTG TGCAAAAACTTTAAAAATTTGTGGAATTATTTTCCCGATAAACCGGACAATTCTGGATTTAGAGATCTAATTTTTAAGAAATACTGCCATAACGATAATTGTGACACTAATATCAAGAAGATTAATGCTGGTTGTTTATGGttatttgatatttttttcggTACCGGTGGTATTCCATTTTATAATGATTCTTATAAGCATGTGGTTATAtgtattatgatatggttaagttataagtTAAATCAAAAAACAGAAAATGGAAACAGCAAATTAACCAATTAttattctaataatataGCAGATAACCCGGATTACACTGAGCAAAAAATTATTggtaaaaaatttaaaagttATAAGGAAATCATAGATCAAATAAAGGAATATATGGATATTGATATTAATGAgatatctaaattttatgaattacttaaattattatgcaatatggatatttattataagaataataaaagtacAGAGTTTATACAAGATGCCGAAAAATTTGTTGAAGAATATGGAAAGCTTCGTGATCATGATAATAATACTGACAATAGTTCatacaataaaatattacatGTTTTAtctaattattataataattttgaaaaatacaGAGTTAATATTATAACAGAAATGAAATTTCCTCCATTATCAACAGAAAAAACATCCCAAAAAGTTGATGTAAAAGATTCTAAAGAAATTCAAACAACTGAATCCTTTACTGAAAcagaaaaaacaaatattttaacGGACCCCCCGATTTCTAATACTGCATTATCAGGATCGTCGCTagtaaacaaaataattctaGTTTTATCggtatttggtgcaatagcattttttttaggaatttcttataag tattcgttatttggatttcggaaacgatctaaaaaacaacaaataagaggaaaactaaaaaaataa
- a CDS encoding PIR protein, with product MLTSKVCGEFDTFWRFFPDELKTSGEYDFKVGSINNYCPNRKCESDIDKINAGCLWLFKQFYGSSYNFSSNANGNMNIVTYIMTLISYKLNQKSQDGITTFNDFYSKHIQNAEEYKKDIDGVDDYSSYMDLINQKNELMDIDISVMSKFYDLFKNLCNMYINIGKKNKGGIYLEYAKNFANEYKKLFNDDDNNEGSSYNKILSALSSDYYNFEKNKVDGKSIEFPSLPTKKTVENVDIPNSEEEKAVSLSVTPESSSKAKISDSDSTLPSPSQVNKLILIPIIFVATLILLGIGYKYSLFGFRKRSQKQYLREKLKK from the exons atGTTAACTAGTAAAGTG TGTGGAGAGTTTGATACTTTTTGGAGGTTTTTTCCCGATGAATTAAAAACTTCTGGAGAATATGATTTTAAAGTTGGATCGATCAATAATTACTGCCCTAATAGAAAATGTGAAAGTGATATCGATAAGAttaatgctggatgtttatggttatttaaacaattttatggaagttcatataatttttcgaGTAATGCAAATGGAAATATGAATATTGTTACATACATTATGACATTGATAAGTTATAAGTTAAATCAAAAATCACAAGACGGAATCACCACATTTAACGATTTTTATAGTAAGCATATACAAAATGCCGAGGAGTATAAAAAGGATATAGATGGTGTTGATGATTATAGTAGTTATATGGATCttataaatcaaaaaaatgaattgaTGGACATTGATATTAGTGttatgtctaaattttatgatttatttaaaaacttATGCAATATGTATATCAATATTGGTAAAAAAAACAAGGGCGGCATATATTTAGAATATGCTAAAAATTTTGCTAATGAATACAAAAAACTTtttaatgatgatgataataatgaagggagctcatataataaaatattgtctGCGTTATCAAgtgattattataattttgaaaaaaacaaagttGATGGTAAATCAATAGAATTTCCTTCACTACcaacaaaaaaaacagtTGAAAATGTTGACATACCAAATTCTGAAGAAGAAAAAGCTGTCTCCTTGAGTGTAACGCCAGAATCAAGTTCTAAAGCTAAAATATCAGATTCTGATTCAACATTACCAAGTCCATCacaagtaaataaattaattttaattccaattatatttgttgcaacattaattttattaggaATTGgatataag tattcattatttggatttcggaaacgatctcaaaaacaatatttaagagagaagctaaaaaaataa
- a CDS encoding PIR protein, which produces MDKDVSEKFENLWDKFPDELKNGEYEFKDNNFLDSYCYKNECKGDLEKINAGCLFLLNKFFGSSGLSNKTKNNIIFVDYIMIWLIYMLSLKDNPNKNSLKHFYTTYINSDLNYKNTVDYVEGCNNFKDIIVKRHTLTNDDMDNKIISELYNAFKLLCEMYTDFDENTSNCAKCSEKAFQFVENYKKLNEYPNNTNGSSYNKILSTLSTDYDNFKIYCGKKGGTCNNFPSLPPIKTEENDALSSGLISEDASSSLSITNKLFTVLSIFGAIAFLLGVSYKYSLFGLRKRFQKQKLREKLKNIKKRINH; this is translated from the exons ATGGATAAGGacgtg TCTGAAAAGTTCGAGAATCTATGGGATAAATTTCCTGATGAATTGAAAAATGGAGAATATgaatttaaagataataatttCTTAGATAGTTattgttataaaaatgaatgtaAAGGTGATctcgaaaaaattaatgctggatgtttatttTTGCTTAATAAATTCTTTGGGAGTTCTGGGCTTTCGAATaagacaaaaaataatataatttttgttgattacattatgatatggttaatttatatgttaagcCTAAAGGACAATCCAAATAAAAACAGtctaaaacatttttatactacatatataaatagtgatttaaattataaaaatactgTAGACTATGTTGAAGgttgtaataattttaaggATATTATAGTAAAGAGACATACTTTAACGAATGATGATATGGATAATAAGATTATATCTGAATTATATaatgcatttaaattattatgtgaaaTGTATACTGATTTTGATGAAAACACGTCAAATTGCGCAAAATGTTCGGAAAAAGCTTTTCAATTtgttgaaaattataaaaaacttaATGAATATCCTAATAATACTAATGGTagttcatataataaaatattatctactttatcaactgattatgataactttaaaatttattgtgGTAAAAAAGGTGGTACATGTAATAATTTTCCATCCCTTCCACCTATAAAAACAGAAGAAAATGATGCACTAAGTTCTGGACTAATTTCTGAAGATGCATCATCAAGCTTGTCGATAACAAACAAATTGtttacagttttatcgatatttggtgcaatagcatttcTTTTAggagtttcttataag tattcgttatttggattgcggaaacgatttcaaaaacaaaaattaagagaaaagctaaaaaatataaagaagagaataaatcattaa
- a CDS encoding PIR protein translates to MSYNECGIINDIDKYFFDDLNNPREDISGSFLSTYCPGSNCSSDEEKIISGFILLLNNLESLESDKIFEYAILWLSYKLNQKKENGTTTLNDFYTKHIETNDFYKDKIYNNNNDNINMNFIEKKIRLMDIDIKDISNFYDAFKSLCNMYSEIGAKTDTECNKCLENAGEFFEKCEKVKNVFDITKGSSYLQLWLSLSKDYKNFENSYNSLACINGPPLVSCLRSSVTKNTLIIIAIIFVASSILLGVSYKYSLFGFRKRFQKQKLRENLKK, encoded by the exons ATGTCTTATAATGAg tGTGGTATAATTAATGATattgataaatatttttttgatgatCTGAACAACCCGAGAGAAGATATTTCTGGAAGTTTTTTAAGTACGTATTGCCCTGGTAGTAACTGTAGTAGTGATGAAGAAAAGATTATCTCtggttttatattgttaCTAAATAATCTTGAAAGTTTAGAAAGTGATAAAATTTTTGAATAcgctattttatggttaagttataaactaaatcaaaaaaaagaaaatggaaCCACCACATTAAacgatttttatactaaACATATAGAAACAAATGATTTTTATAaggataaaatatataataataataatgataatattaatatgaattttatagaaaaaaaaataagattgatggatattgatattaaagatatatctaatttttatgatgcatttaaatcattatgtaacatgtataGTGAAATTGGTGCAAAAACAGATACTGAATGCAATAAATGTTTAGAAAATGCTGgagaattttttgaaaaatgtgaaaaagttaaaaatgtttttgatATTACTAAAGGAAGTTCTTATTTACAACTATGGTTAAGTTTATCAaaagattataaaaattttgaaaatagtTATAATAGTTTAGCATGTATTAATGGCCCACCACTTGTATCTTGTCTACGAAGTTcagtaacaaaaaatacactaattataattgcaattatatttgttgcatcatcaattttattgggagtttcttataag tattcgttatttggatttcggaaacgatttcaaaaacaaaaattaagagaaaatctaaaaaagtaa